CATCTGCCAAAAACAGGAGTGATTGTTACTGAGTCGGGGAATAAAGGAAGGACATTACATCAATTTCAGGAAGGATGGAACTTTTGTGAATTTGCCGCTGGTCGTTGGACTCATCTTACTCGCCCTGGCACTGTCAGGTTTTATTGGAATAAAATTATTAAGGGTACCGGACATAGTCCTATATGTGCTGCTTGGAATCGGCTTATCTTTTTTCATCCATGAATCGGAAGCGATCAAGGTAGCAGGAGAAATCGGAATGATTCTGCTGTTTTTCCTACTCGGCATGCGCTATAACATCGGAAATTTCGCCCTGAATATTAAAAAGGTGTGGAAAGCTGGAACACTGGACGCCTTTTTAGGGATTGTCATCACCACTTTTGTCGCCTACCTTTTTGGGCTCGACTTTTTCCCGGCCCTCATCATCGGAGGAATTGTGTATGCAACCAGTTCGTCCATAACCGCAAAACTGCTTGAGCACTCGGACAGGCTGCAAAACAGGGAGTCAGAATTCATGCTGTCCCTGCTCATATTTGAAGACCTTGTCGCACCAGTGCTCGTTACCGTTTTGATCGGCATGTCCGGCGAATCCTTTACAGGATTTGACTTTGTGTTCATCTTTGTGAAAATTGCCGGACTGGCAGCAGGCGCATTCGTACTCAGCAAAATCGTGTTCAAATGGGCTGAGCCGTATGTCAAACGCATCGTTACCGATGATGCTTTCATCCTGCTAGTTGTCGGGAGTGCACTGGCTTACGGCGGTGTTGCTGTCCTGCTCGGACTTTCCGAAATCATCGGTGCCTTCCTGGCAGGCATGATATTGGCTGATGTAAAAGTGAAAAGGTTGATCAAGCGTGACTTGATGCCAGTCAGAAACTTATTCCTCCCGTTCTTTTTCCTGCATTTCGGGATTTCCATGGAATTTAATGACACCGTTCCTTCTGTTGGCCTCCTGGCCGTTTTGCTTCTCTGGGGGATTCTATATAAAGTACTTGTCGGTTACTACGGAGGGAAATGGTACGGACTGGAAAAAAAGGAGGCCGCGCTCGCCGGTTTTTCCTTTACTCCACGCGGGGAGTTTTCTGTAATCATCGCAGGACTCGCAACGGGAACACTGCAAGTTTTTACAGGGATTTATATTCTGGCTGCTGCGTTTATAGGAATGCTTATCTTCATGCTTGCACCGAAACTGACTGAAAAGTTCTTCAAAAATGCAGACACAAGTACACATCCTGAGTGATCCGTTCCGGGAAAGGCCGCTGCTCCACGTGGTAAAATAAGCTGCATCGGAAACCGCACGCAGTTCCGATAACGCCGAGAAAAGTGAAAAAGCAATTAAATGCGCACATTAAATGAACCAATAATTGTATATAAAATAGCATTATAACTAACGAAAAACGCTTGGCAGTCGGCCCTTTCCAATCAAAGTACCTTTTAATTGAATAAGTCTGGTTTATAGCCTGTTCTTATACATTGTATGTTAAAACAAGGAGTTGATTTCCGCTGCAACGGATGTCGCACTTGTGCCCGTGATGAAAACGAATGCCTGTAGCGGAAAGAAACGGGCGAGGGCCAGGATGGAAAATATAATACTTCCTTACTCCACAATCCTGCCCTTATAATAATTAATTAAAAAGTTTATGTCGATATATCAATATAAAAAATCATACCAATTACGAAGTTAATTGATATGTTAATTCATTTGCTATTCAATTGGAACTACTTGCGGAAACCGATACGGCTTTCTCGTTTTTTTTTGAATATCAGCACACAAATTTGGATTGCTTTATTTAAATGTAATGGCCCATTGCTCCATTGGCCAGTAGCGGAGATTGACTTTGCCGACTACCTCGTCCTCCTGGATGAAACCGAAATGCCTGCTGTCATGGCTCCCTCTCCGATTGTCGCCAATGACAAACACATGGCCTTCCGGCACTTTTTCAAAGCCCGTCAATTCTTCAAGAGTAAAGCTTCCGGTCAACTGTCCGGAAAATAACTCTTTTTTATTTTCCTTCAGATAAGGTTCTTTGTATGCCTCCCCATTTACATAAAGAACATCATCCCGATAGGCTATTTCATCGCCTGGAAGCCCGATGACCCTTTTTACATAATCATCTGTTTCATTGGCATGGAACACGATGACATCAAACCGGTCAATTTCATCAATGTGATATTCTATTTTATTCACAATGAGCAAATTGCCGTCTTCAAGGGTCGGGAACATGGATTCGCCTTCAACGATGTAGCTTGTAAACAAGTACATTCGAAAGATGAAGGCCACAATGATAGCCAGTGCAATTGTTCTTATCCAGTAAAATTTGTTCTTCTCTTTCAAATGAACCAGCATCCTTTTCCCTATTTTACTCCCTAGACCAAGTATAACAGTATACAGATTTATCTGACAATTTACCCGGGTTATTTCCCGAGAAATGACAAAAGCGCTGTAATTTTGACAAGATCAGGAAGAGTGATCGGCTCTGGACTTCACATTTCTTTGCAGTCTTTTCTCAATCCTTTTGCCCACCAGCCATAACAAGGTGATGGAAATGAGGATGATAATGGATTTGGCCGGGTTCCGGATCCACGACATGATATCATAACCAATATATGAAATAGTGAAGATCATCACCACTTTTCCGAGCATAACTGCCAATAAAAATTGATAGATGCTTATCCTCGATAACCCTGCAACGACATTGATGATGGCAGAAGGTGAAAAAGGGAAGCACAGCAGCAGGAACAGCGGGCCAAATCCATGCCTTTCAACCCAGTTCATCAGTTTTTGGACCTGCGGATGTTTGCGGATGAACCGGAAGAACCGCTGCTGTCCGAGTTTGCGGATGATGAGAAAAACGAGCGTTGCACCAAGTACCGCCCCGGTCCATGAAAGGATGAAGCCTTTCCATAATCCGAAAGCCGCAGCGTTGGCCATAACAAACAATACGAGGGGAAAAATCGGCAGGAAAGCTTCGATCATAGGCAGCAATATTCCCGGAAGCGGACCGAGCGCCCGATATTCACCTAACATCTCAATCATATTTTCAATTGTGAAATACTCTTTTATCCATTCAATGTCAAAGTCCATCGTTCATTTCCCCTCGCAAATCAAATGCTTCGTCAAATACCCCGTCTACCTAAAGTGTACTATATTACTTTGTACATTCCCATCTTGTGAACATCTTCAACCATACAAAAAAATTCCTATTTTCATCACAACTTTACTTAAAAACATAATGTTCCATTTCAAAACTTTTTTTATACTAGAGAAAAGGCACTAGAGATTCACGTAAACGGCAAAAAAGTTTTCGGGGATCCATACAGGGGGTGGTTTCATGCAGCAGATCCAGCTATGTCCTAAATTTGAAACGGCATTTGAAATACTGGGGAGGCGCTGGACCGGGCTGATCATCAATGTTTTGCTCGATTCGCCAAAACGCTTCAAAGATATATCTGAATATATACCGAATATGAGTGACAAAATGCTAGTCGATCGTCTGAAACAACTGGAGGCATCAGGCATTATCGTTCGAAAAGTATTTCCCGACACGCCTGTCCGGATAGAGTACCAGCTGACTGAAAAGGGAAAAGCCCTGGAGCCGGTGATGACGGCAATCCAGAGCTGGGCAGAGGACTGGGTCCAGTAAACCCAAATATTTTTTATGGATACACGGCATAATAACAGCGCATTCCCGCTTTAGGAATGCGCTTTTTATATTGCTGCGAAAAAGGAGCCGTCTTACCTGTAAAAATTTCTCTATTGAAATCAGGTTGCATACAGGACCTTTTCCTGCGTATAATAATACCAAACAAACGTTCGTGTCAGAAGGAGAGTGGTGCACATGCTTCATATTCCAGATGAGGACCGGAAGCTATTTGAGCAGTACATTTTTTTGCCGATGGTCGTAAAAGTGCTGAATTTGGATATGCGGCAAGTTGAGGTGAGTCCGTTCAAGCTGAAAAAGCCTTATCTGGAACTGATTGAAACCGCCATACTCCGTGCCAGCCAGGATTTACGCGATATAAAATTCAAGATGCAGAAACGCAATTGGAAAGTGTTTGAAGGGGAACGTGATGAAGCCTTCACAAGTTATACATTTGTATACAATGGACGCGAGGAATTGCACAACTACTTCAATCCGCGGATCCGCAATAATGTGGAGGAGCTCCTTCGCACCTATTTATCGGCAGCCGGCACCGCAAAACAAAAAGACCTCTCTTCACACTGATTCCCCCGGCTGTCAAACAGACAGCCGGGGGTGTGAAAGCGGCCAATCCAATCATTTTTATGAAAGTGCCGCCAGTTCCTCCTGCATAAATGCCATAAGGTCCTTCACCATGCCGGCTGTAAAATCAAAGCGGATTCCAGCAGCTTCGTATACTTCCTGCAGAGAAACAGAATTACCCAGCGATAAAGCTTTACGGTAGCCGGCAAGTGCTGCCGCCTTGTCCTCTTTGAACAGCCTGTAAAGCTGGACAGCGCCGAGCTGGGCGATTACATATTCAATATAATAAAACGGAACCTCAAAAATATGAAGCTGCCTCAGCCATCTATTCCGCAGCTCTTCTTCATAACCGGCCCAATTGACTGCACTTGCCGAAAGGCTGCCGGCAAGCTCAAAAAACTTGCTGTTCCGTTCATCTGTTGAATGATCCGGATTTTCATACATCCAATGCTGGAACTGGTCAATCGTGACACCCCACGGCAAAAAGCGGATAATGCCTTCAAGCTGCTCACGCTTGGCGCGCTTCAGTTCCTCTTCCGTACTGTAAAACATATCCCAGTAATCCATTGTGAACAATTCCATTGCCATGCTGGCAAGCTCCGAAGACTCCATTGGTGTCTCCCTGTATTTGTTTAATTCAATATCTTTCTTCATGTCATTATGGATGCAATGTCCCATTTCATGCAGAAATGTGACGACATCATCATGGGTATTGGCTGCATTCATAAAAATGAACGACAGTCCGGTAAGGGGAAGCTCTGAACAAAAGCCGCCGGGGGACTTGTTTTTCCGGCTGTCCAAATCAAGCAGGCCTTCCGCACTCATCGTTTCAACCAGATGCGCAAAAGCGGGATCAAGCTGCTTAAAAATCATAATGCTGCCGCTTACGAGCTGATCCG
This genomic stretch from Bacillus marinisedimentorum harbors:
- a CDS encoding cation:proton antiporter; its protein translation is MNLPLVVGLILLALALSGFIGIKLLRVPDIVLYVLLGIGLSFFIHESEAIKVAGEIGMILLFFLLGMRYNIGNFALNIKKVWKAGTLDAFLGIVITTFVAYLFGLDFFPALIIGGIVYATSSSITAKLLEHSDRLQNRESEFMLSLLIFEDLVAPVLVTVLIGMSGESFTGFDFVFIFVKIAGLAAGAFVLSKIVFKWAEPYVKRIVTDDAFILLVVGSALAYGGVAVLLGLSEIIGAFLAGMILADVKVKRLIKRDLMPVRNLFLPFFFLHFGISMEFNDTVPSVGLLAVLLLWGILYKVLVGYYGGKWYGLEKKEAALAGFSFTPRGEFSVIIAGLATGTLQVFTGIYILAAAFIGMLIFMLAPKLTEKFFKNADTSTHPE
- the lepB gene encoding signal peptidase I, with the protein product MLVHLKEKNKFYWIRTIALAIIVAFIFRMYLFTSYIVEGESMFPTLEDGNLLIVNKIEYHIDEIDRFDVIVFHANETDDYVKRVIGLPGDEIAYRDDVLYVNGEAYKEPYLKENKKELFSGQLTGSFTLEELTGFEKVPEGHVFVIGDNRRGSHDSRHFGFIQEDEVVGKVNLRYWPMEQWAITFK
- a CDS encoding TVP38/TMEM64 family protein is translated as MDFDIEWIKEYFTIENMIEMLGEYRALGPLPGILLPMIEAFLPIFPLVLFVMANAAAFGLWKGFILSWTGAVLGATLVFLIIRKLGQQRFFRFIRKHPQVQKLMNWVERHGFGPLFLLLCFPFSPSAIINVVAGLSRISIYQFLLAVMLGKVVMIFTISYIGYDIMSWIRNPAKSIIILISITLLWLVGKRIEKRLQRNVKSRADHSS
- a CDS encoding winged helix-turn-helix transcriptional regulator, producing the protein MQQIQLCPKFETAFEILGRRWTGLIINVLLDSPKRFKDISEYIPNMSDKMLVDRLKQLEASGIIVRKVFPDTPVRIEYQLTEKGKALEPVMTAIQSWAEDWVQ